The genomic window GGCGCGCCAGCGCGTACAGTCCGGGCGTCAGGACCGGCACCGGCGAGACGACCGCCTCGAGCTGCGAGAGCGGCCGGTCGGAGGCATCCGGCTCCCCCAGCTCGACGAGGAGACCGTCCACGACGCGTCCGGCGCTGCGCAGCGGCACACGAACCCGCACGCCGGGCTGCGCGTCGGTGGCGAGCTCCGCAGGGATCTCGTAGTCGAACAGCCGGTCCAGCTGCGGCAACGGCGAATCGAGGAGCACACGCGCCACGCGGCGAAGCGGTCTCGGGCCCCCGGCGGGGTCGTGCGCGTCGTCGGGCACCGCGGTCACGCGGCCGGCGTCAGAGCCCGGCGGCCGCGCGCAGGGCGTCGGCGCGGTCCGTGCGCTCCCACGTGAAGTCGGGCAGCTCGCGGCCGAAGTGGCCGTAGGCGGCCGTCTGCGCGTAGATGGGTCGCAGCAGGTCGAGCTGATCGATGATCGCCTTGGGCCGCAGGTCGAAGACCTCGAGGATGGCGTTGGTGATCACGTCGTCGGACACGCGCCCGGTGCCGAACGTCTCGACGTAGAGCCCGACCGGCTTGGCCTTGCCGATCGCATAGGCGACCTGCACCTCGAGGCGGTCGGCGAGGCCGGCCGCGACCGCGTTCTTGGCGACCCAGCGCATCGCATACGCCGCCGAGCGGTCGACCTTCGACGGGTCCTTGCCGCTGAACGCGCCGCCGCCGTGGCGCGAAGCGCCGCCGTAGGTGTCGATGATGATCTTGCGCCCGGTGAGGCCCGCATCGCCCTTCGGCCCGCCGATGACGAACGGGCCGGCCGGGTTGATGTAGAACTGCACGTCGGGCAGATCGAGGCCGGTGGCCTCGAGCACGGGGTCGATGACCTCGGCGCGGACCGCGGCGCGCAGCGCCTTCTGCGAGATGTCGGGGTGGTGCTGCGTCGAGAGCACCACCGACTCGACCGTCTTCGGCGTGTCGCCGTCGTAGCCGAGCGTGACCTGGGTCTTGCCGTCGGGACGGAGGAAGGGCAGCTCGCCCGAACGACGCACCTCGGCGAGGCGTTCGGCCATGCGGTGCGCGGTCCACGCGGCCATCGGCATGAGCTGCGGCGTCTCGGTGGTCGCGTAGCCGAACATGATGCCCTGGTCGCCTGCGCCCTGCAGGTCGTGCGGGTCCTGCGAGCCGTCCTCGCGGCGCTCGAACGCCTTGTCGACACCGGCGGCGATGTCGGAGGACTGCGCGCCGATCGACACGCTGACGCCGCACGAGTCGCCGTCGAAGCCGGTCTCGCTCGACGTGTAGCCGATGCGGTTGACGACACCGCGCACGATCGCCGGGATCTCGACGTAGGCCGAGGTGGACACCTCGCCGGCGACATGGACGAGTCCGGTGGTGACGAGCGTCTCGACGGCCACGCGACCGTCCGGGTCCGCCTCGAGGATCGCGTCGAGGATCGAGTCGGAGATCTGGTCGCAGATCTTGTCTGGGTGTCCCTCGGTGACGGATTCGGACGTGAACAGACGCAGGTCGGTCATCGGTACTCCAGTTGTCGTGGCGCCGGTCGCCCTGGTGTCCGACGCCGGGGGGCGGACACCAGTATGCCCCCGGAGACGGACATCACCGTCTTCGAGGGCACAAGGGTCGTAACGGGATTACTCCGCGCGGCGCAGCCGCAGCTTGTCCTCGTGGATCTCGTGCATCGCGATCGTGAGAGGCTTGTCCTCGACGGTCGAGTCGACGAGCGGACCCACGTTGTCGAACAGGTTGCCTTCGTGGAGGTCGGAGTAGTAGTCGTTGATCTGACGCGCGCGCTTGGACGCGAAGATCACGAGCTGGTACTTCGAGTCGACCTTCTCGAGCAGGCTGTCGATGGGGGGCTCGATGATGCCCTGGTTCGTTCCGGCCATGGCGAAACCTCCTGGATCGGATGTCGGAATGGGAGTCTGCGGGCCTCGGGGTGCCGAGGCATCCCACCATTCTACGGGACGGATCCCGTCCGGCGGATGTGCGGCCACCGCGGGCGGGTCGGATCCCCGCTCCTCGCTGCGCTCAGTGCGCGAGGCGGGCGACCTCATCGGCTGCACGAGCCACGTCGTCATTCACGACGCGGTAGTCGAACTCGCCCTGGGAGGCCAGCTCGGTCTTCGCGGTGCGCAGGCGCCGCGCGCGCTCGGCGGCGTCCTCGGTGCCGCGGCCGACGAGGCGCTGCACCAGTTCGTCCCAGCTGGGTGGCAGCAGGAACACGAGCGTCGCCGACGGGTCCGCCTCGCGCACCTGGCGGGCGCCCTGGAGGTCGATCTCGAGCAGGACCGTGCGCCCCTCGCCGAGGGCCTTCTCGATCGGCTTGCGCGGCGTGCCATAGCGGTAGGCGTTGTGGACCGTCGCGTGCTCCAGCAGCTCGTCGTCGGCGACCATCCGGTCGAATTCGGCATCGTCCACGAAGAAGTAATGCTCGCCGTCGACCTCGCCCGGACGCGGCGCGCGCGTCGTCGCCGACACCGACAGCAGGATCTCGGGGTGATGCGCCTTGATGTGCGCGGCGACCGTGCCCTTGCCGACCGCGGTGGGGCCGGCGAGCACGACGAGGCGGCTGCGACCGCCCCGAGGCTCGAGCTCGGGCCAGCGGGTGTCGAGGAAGCTCCGAAGGTCCTCGCGCTGGCGCGAACCGAGGCCGCCGAGCCGCTTGACCGGGGAGATCTCGAGATCGTGCAGGATGCGGTCGCGCTTGCCCTCGCCGATCGCGGGGATGGCGGTGAGGAACTCCGGCACGCGCATCGCGCCGGCGGGTGATGCCGGATCGGCGAGTGCGCGACGCAGGAGCTCCTGCGGCGTGATCACCCGCATGGCGACGTCCTTCTTCAGCGCGGCGCGCTCGCGGCGCGCGGCGACGGCGCGCCGGGATGCCGCCACACGGTCGACCTCGGGAGGTCGCGCGTGCGCGCCAGAAGTATGGGGCGAAGCCCCTTCAGAAGGGGTGCGCGAATCGGGCATGTCAATCACCACGGTAGAGAAGGGCGCGCTCTGAGATGCGCGCGGCGAGCCGGTCGGGTCCGGCAGTCAGGATGCTGCGGCTCTCCGACGCTATCACCGCTACCGCCAGGTCGCCGAAGCGCGCGCGAAGGTCGTGCGGTTCGGCACCCTGATGACCGAAGCCCGGACCGAGGATCGGGGCGACCGGGGAGAACGCCCGGAGCCCGGCATCGGTCCAGTCCACGGTCGCGCCCACGACGACGCCGAGGCTCGCCCACTGCCCCTCCGGCGTGACGCGGGCGTTCCGCGCCGACACCTCGCGGACGATCGCGTTCGACACCGTCTCGCCCGATGTCAGCTGCGCGCGCTGGACGGTGAGTGCATCGGGGTTGCTCGTGGCGGCCAGGACGAAGACGCCCTTCGCCGCCCGCTCCGCGAGTTCGAAGGTGCCCTCCAGCGCCCCGGTGCCGAGGAACGGGTTGACCGTCAGCGCATCGGCCTCGAGGGGCGACCCCGGCGTCAGCCACGCCTGGGCATAGGCATCCATCGTCGTGCCGATGTCGCCGCGCTTCGCGTCGGCGATCACGAGCAGCCCTGCCGCGCGTGCCGCCGCCATCACGGTCTCGAGGGCCGCGAAACCGGCGGACCCGTAGCACTCGAAGAACGACACCTGCGGCTTGACGACGCCGACGCGGCCGGCAGCGGCCTCCACGACGCGCAGGCCGAACTCCCGCGCACCGGCGGCGGAGGCATCCATCCCCCACTCGGCGAGAAGGTGCGCGTGCGGATCGATGCCGACGCACAGCTGTCCGTGCGTCGCCGTCGCCGCACGGATGCGCTCGCCGAACGAGGTCATGCCCGCGCCGCCCGATCGGCCGCGTACTCCTGCAGGCTCCTGACGTCGAAGCCCTCGCGCAGCACCGGCAGAGCGCTCACCGCCGCGCCGAGCACGGCCATGGTCGTGAACAGCGCCTTGTCTCCGGCCACGGCCGCGGCGCGGATCTCGTAGCCGTCGGCGCGGGCGCTGCCGCCGCTCGGGGTGTTCACCACGATGTCGATCTCGCCGGCGTTGATGAGGTCGACGATGTTTGTGCCGCCGGACTCCTGGGTCTCGGAGTACTTGCTCACCACCCGCACCGCGATGCCGTTGCGGGCGAGGATCTCGGCGGTGCCCTCGGTCGCGACCAGGTCGAAGCCGAGTTCCTGCAGGCGGTGGGCCGGAAGGATCACCGCGCGCTTGTCGCTGTCGGCGACCGAGATGAACACGGTGCCCGACTGCGGCATGCCGCCGTACGCGGCCTCCTGCGACTTCGCGAACGCGGTCGGGAAGTCGCGGTCGATGCCCATGACCTCGCCCGTGGACCGCATCTCGGGGCCGAGCACAGAGTCGACGGTCTGACCGTCCGCCGTGCGGAACCGCTTGAAGGGCAGCACGGCCTCCTTCACGGCGACGGGGGCGTCGAGGGGCACGCGCGAACCGTCCTGCTCGGGCAGCATCCCCTCGGACTTCAGCTCGGCGATCGTCGAGCCCGCCATGATGCGCGAGGCGGCCTTCGCGAGCGGGATCCCGAGCGCCTTCGACACGAACGGCACGGTGCGGCTGGCGCGGGGGTTCGCCTCGATGACGTAGAGAACGCCCGCCGAGATCGCGAACTGCACGTTGAGGAGACCCCGCACGCCGACGCCCTCGGCGATGGCGTGGGTCGCGATGCGGACGCGGTCGATGTCGGTGCGGCCGAGGCTGACGGGCGGCAGCGTGCAGCTCGAGTCGCCCGAGTGGATACCGGCCTCCTCGAGGTGCTCCATGACGCCGCCGATGTACAGCTCGTCGCCGTCGAACAGCGCGTCGACGTCGATCTCGATCGCGTCGTCGAGGAAGCGGTCCACCAGAAGAGGGAGGCCCGGGCCGATGATGGCGGCGTCGGCGATGCGCACGAAGTAGTCGCGCAGCGCCTCGGTCGAGTAGACGATCTCCATGCCGCGGCCCCCGAGCACGAAGCTCGGGCGAACCAGCACCGGGTAGCCGATCTCCTCGGCCACCGCGACGGCGCCCTCGACGTCGGTCGCGGTGCCGTTGCGCGGTGCCACCAGGCCGGCGTCGTCGAGCAGGCGCGAGAACAGCTCGCGCTCCTCGGCGAGGTCGATCGCGGCGGGCTTGGTGCCGAGGATCGTGTAGCCGGCGTCCTCGATCCCCTTGGCGAGGCCGAGGGGCGTCTGGCCGCCGAGCTGGCAGATGACGCCGAGGATCTCGCCCGACTGGGCCTCGGCGTGCAGCACCTCGAGCACGTCCTCGAGCGTCAGCGGCTCGAAGTACAGGCGGTCGGAGGTGTCGTAGTCGGTCGACACGGTCTCGGGGTTGCAGTTGACCATGACCGTCTCGTAGCCGGCGTCGGCCAGCGCGAACGACGCGTGCACGCACGAGTAGTCGAACTCGACGCCCTGCCCGATGCGGTTGGGTCCCGACCCGATGATGACGACCTTGGTGCGCTCCGACGGCGTCACCTCGGTCTCGAAGTCGTAGCTCGAGTAGTGGTAGGGCGTGAGCGCCGGGAACTCCCCCGCGCAGGTGTCGACGGTCTTGTACACGGGACGGATGCCGAGGGCATGACGGATGCTGCGGAC from Microbacterium sp. ProA8 includes these protein-coding regions:
- the metK gene encoding methionine adenosyltransferase — encoded protein: MTDLRLFTSESVTEGHPDKICDQISDSILDAILEADPDGRVAVETLVTTGLVHVAGEVSTSAYVEIPAIVRGVVNRIGYTSSETGFDGDSCGVSVSIGAQSSDIAAGVDKAFERREDGSQDPHDLQGAGDQGIMFGYATTETPQLMPMAAWTAHRMAERLAEVRRSGELPFLRPDGKTQVTLGYDGDTPKTVESVVLSTQHHPDISQKALRAAVRAEVIDPVLEATGLDLPDVQFYINPAGPFVIGGPKGDAGLTGRKIIIDTYGGASRHGGGAFSGKDPSKVDRSAAYAMRWVAKNAVAAGLADRLEVQVAYAIGKAKPVGLYVETFGTGRVSDDVITNAILEVFDLRPKAIIDQLDLLRPIYAQTAAYGHFGRELPDFTWERTDRADALRAAAGL
- the carB gene encoding carbamoyl-phosphate synthase large subunit gives rise to the protein MPKRDDINSVLVIGSGPIVIGQACEFDYSGTQACRVLREEGVRVILVNSNPATIMTDPDFADATYIEPINWRVIETIIAKEKPDAILPTLGGQTALNAAIDLHKHGILEKYDVELIGADFEAINKGEDRQIFKQLVLDAGADVAASRIAHTMDEVLAAADELGYPLVVRPSFTMGGLGSGFAYDERDLRRIAGAGLRDSPTTEVLLEESILGWKEYELELMRDTADNTVVVCSIENVDPVGVHTGDSITVAPALTLTDREYQKLRDIGIDIIRAVGVDTGGCNIQFAVDPATGRIIVIEMNPRVSRSSALASKATGFPIAKIAAKLAIGYRLDEIPNDITKVTPASFEPTLDYVVVKVPRFNFEKFPAADTTLTTTMKSVGEAMAIGRNYATALQKALRSLEKRGSSFHWGDEPRSVDELLEIAKTPTDGRIVVLQQALRKGATVEQAFEATKIDPWFLDQIVLINEVAEFVRQAGELDAATLRIAKEHGFSDAQIAELRADAEAQVRSIRHALGIRPVYKTVDTCAGEFPALTPYHYSSYDFETEVTPSERTKVVIIGSGPNRIGQGVEFDYSCVHASFALADAGYETVMVNCNPETVSTDYDTSDRLYFEPLTLEDVLEVLHAEAQSGEILGVICQLGGQTPLGLAKGIEDAGYTILGTKPAAIDLAEERELFSRLLDDAGLVAPRNGTATDVEGAVAVAEEIGYPVLVRPSFVLGGRGMEIVYSTEALRDYFVRIADAAIIGPGLPLLVDRFLDDAIEIDVDALFDGDELYIGGVMEHLEEAGIHSGDSSCTLPPVSLGRTDIDRVRIATHAIAEGVGVRGLLNVQFAISAGVLYVIEANPRASRTVPFVSKALGIPLAKAASRIMAGSTIAELKSEGMLPEQDGSRVPLDAPVAVKEAVLPFKRFRTADGQTVDSVLGPEMRSTGEVMGIDRDFPTAFAKSQEAAYGGMPQSGTVFISVADSDKRAVILPAHRLQELGFDLVATEGTAEILARNGIAVRVVSKYSETQESGGTNIVDLINAGEIDIVVNTPSGGSARADGYEIRAAAVAGDKALFTTMAVLGAAVSALPVLREGFDVRSLQEYAADRAARA
- the gmk gene encoding guanylate kinase → MPDSRTPSEGASPHTSGAHARPPEVDRVAASRRAVAARRERAALKKDVAMRVITPQELLRRALADPASPAGAMRVPEFLTAIPAIGEGKRDRILHDLEISPVKRLGGLGSRQREDLRSFLDTRWPELEPRGGRSRLVVLAGPTAVGKGTVAAHIKAHHPEILLSVSATTRAPRPGEVDGEHYFFVDDAEFDRMVADDELLEHATVHNAYRYGTPRKPIEKALGEGRTVLLEIDLQGARQVREADPSATLVFLLPPSWDELVQRLVGRGTEDAAERARRLRTAKTELASQGEFDYRVVNDDVARAADEVARLAH
- the rpoZ gene encoding DNA-directed RNA polymerase subunit omega, whose product is MAGTNQGIIEPPIDSLLEKVDSKYQLVIFASKRARQINDYYSDLHEGNLFDNVGPLVDSTVEDKPLTIAMHEIHEDKLRLRRAE
- the pyrF gene encoding orotidine-5'-phosphate decarboxylase produces the protein MTSFGERIRAATATHGQLCVGIDPHAHLLAEWGMDASAAGAREFGLRVVEAAAGRVGVVKPQVSFFECYGSAGFAALETVMAAARAAGLLVIADAKRGDIGTTMDAYAQAWLTPGSPLEADALTVNPFLGTGALEGTFELAERAAKGVFVLAATSNPDALTVQRAQLTSGETVSNAIVREVSARNARVTPEGQWASLGVVVGATVDWTDAGLRAFSPVAPILGPGFGHQGAEPHDLRARFGDLAVAVIASESRSILTAGPDRLAARISERALLYRGD